AAGTAAAATTCTTATCTTTCTGCAAGGGCCGGATATTGATAATAACCGGCCTTTGCATTTTATAGCCCACCCATTAGCATAACGCAAATAATATTGCGCAGCGGCTCGCTGAACCGAAGTGACCACTGTACATCCAATTAAAAGCGCCGCCTCAGGAATGGGGCGGCGCTTTTATCAACCTGCCTCCTTGCGAAGAGAAGTAGGTTAGGAGCCATCCCAAAAATACCTAAGCAGGCTAGTAATGCAGTCCAGCAGCACAATGACCAGGCAATCTTTTTTTCACTTGATTCGGCACTTAGGCTTACATCCTTTCCCGATACTTAATGGCTAACTCTATGAACACTAAATCGACCGTGTTTAAGCCTAACTCCTGTTTTTGAGAAAGCTTCTACAGAACCATGGCCCGGAAAATCCTATCCACTCATATATAAGACTTTTTTAATATATTTTAGTTATATGCAAACTATTTCGTAAAATAGCAGTAATAACGGTTGAAATATAACTTGGAGTTACGAAATGCTGGCAGCAGAAGAGAAGCGGTGGGAGTGGGAGATTAATAACAAGACAAGCTACTGGGGCGAAAGCCTCCGGGAACTCTGGTCGTTTCGGCACCTGCTGGGCAGCCTGGTGCGGCGCCATTTCATCCTGAACTACCAGCAAACCGTGTTAGGGCCTTTCTGGATACTGTTCCAGCCCATCATGACGCTCGTCACCTACGTGGTGGTGTTCGACAAGATGGTCGGCATCCCGACCGGAGACCTGCCGCCTGTGCTGTTTTACTTCTCGGGCATCGTGCTCTGGAACTTCTTCAGCGACAGCTTCTCGGGCACCTCCAACACCTTCCGCGACAACGCCCAACTGTTCAGCAAAGTGTACTTCCCGCGGCTCGTCATGCCGCTTGCCACTGTCGCCACCCAATTTCTGCGCTTCCTGATGCAGTTGGTGATGCTGCTCCTGTTCATCGCGTACTACTGGCTTTTCAAAGACCTGCGCCTCTCTTTCGGCAGTTGGGCGCTTGCCTTTCCGCTGGCCGTTGTGCTTACGGGCGGCATCGGCCTGGGGCTGGGCCTGTTCTTCTCGGTGCTGACAGCGAAATACAGGGATATCTCGAACCTGGTGAGCCTGGGCATCCGGCTCCTGATGTTTGTGACTCCCGTTATTTTCCCGCTCAGCACGGTGCCCGACAACGTGAAGTGGATTGTGGGAATAAACCCCCTCAGCCCGCTGTTTGAGCTTTTCCGGCTGTCGTTGCTGGGCGAGGGGTATGTCTCGCCGTGGCAACTGCTCTACAGTGTGGTGTTCATGGTAATTGTGCTATCCGGCGCTTTGCTGCTGTTCAACAAGCAGGGCACCAAACTGATGGACGTGGTATAAGAGCGATATGGGAGAAGTAGTCATAGAAGTAGAGCAGCTGTCCAAGATGTACCGCCTCGGTACCATCGGCACGGGCTCGTTCCGGCAGGATCTGCAGCACTGGTGGACGACAAGCGTGCTCCGGAAAGAAGACCCTTTTTTCCAGCTGGGCACAGAAGCACCCGGTGCGGGGGGCAACCAGGCCCTCTGGGCGCTGCA
This window of the Pontibacter russatus genome carries:
- a CDS encoding ABC transporter permease; the protein is MLAAEEKRWEWEINNKTSYWGESLRELWSFRHLLGSLVRRHFILNYQQTVLGPFWILFQPIMTLVTYVVVFDKMVGIPTGDLPPVLFYFSGIVLWNFFSDSFSGTSNTFRDNAQLFSKVYFPRLVMPLATVATQFLRFLMQLVMLLLFIAYYWLFKDLRLSFGSWALAFPLAVVLTGGIGLGLGLFFSVLTAKYRDISNLVSLGIRLLMFVTPVIFPLSTVPDNVKWIVGINPLSPLFELFRLSLLGEGYVSPWQLLYSVVFMVIVLSGALLLFNKQGTKLMDVV